A region from the Flavobacteriales bacterium genome encodes:
- a CDS encoding peptide MFS transporter, whose amino-acid sequence MERKHPAALPFLFLTEMWERFGYYLMIGIFQLYLTDPELTGGKGMTRAEAADIYGTFIAFVFLTPFLGGLLADRLLGYTRSIYIGGTLMGLGYLGLALPGMTAFYISLALIIVGNGFFKPNISTLLGNLYNEDQYRAQKDSGYNIFYMGINVGACICNLFAAYMRNRFGWGYAFATAGVGMFIGLAVFYYGLKHYRHANVLKPAQKEDMSLLRIFSTVLLPAVAVGIGAWFIPDNVFGSDSTDAFIFATIPVILFFVTLYLKASAEDKKPLVALLSIFAVSIAFWAVFKQNGTALTTWAQFYTDRELPAAVVPAADALYLVEKPVNAVDTVVAYDDKFKVVKEDGKEVMEQAKPVYYKNIQAELLPPEGEPAYILNTEIYQSINPLWVVLLTPVVVAFFAFLRKRGKEPTTASKIGWGLFISALSTLVMVWAVQVCSNGAVKASSWWIIASYGVITVGELCLSPMGLSLVSKVSPQRLTALMMGGWFLSTSIGNKLSGILASLWDNYPDKSDFFLVNFGLLMGATVIMFVMLRWLNRIIPEKK is encoded by the coding sequence ATGGAGCGCAAGCACCCCGCCGCGCTGCCCTTCCTGTTCCTCACCGAGATGTGGGAACGGTTCGGGTACTATTTGATGATCGGCATCTTCCAGTTGTACCTCACCGATCCGGAACTCACCGGCGGCAAAGGGATGACGCGCGCTGAAGCCGCCGACATCTACGGGACCTTCATCGCCTTCGTCTTCCTCACGCCGTTCCTGGGTGGTCTGCTGGCTGACCGGTTGCTCGGCTACACACGGTCCATCTACATCGGGGGAACGCTGATGGGGCTGGGTTATCTGGGCTTGGCGCTGCCGGGCATGACGGCTTTCTACATCTCGCTGGCCCTCATCATTGTGGGCAACGGATTCTTCAAACCGAACATCAGTACGCTGCTCGGCAACCTCTACAACGAAGACCAATACCGCGCGCAGAAGGACAGCGGCTACAACATCTTCTACATGGGTATCAACGTGGGTGCCTGCATCTGCAATCTGTTCGCGGCCTACATGCGCAACCGGTTCGGCTGGGGCTATGCGTTCGCGACGGCGGGCGTGGGCATGTTCATCGGGCTTGCGGTCTTCTACTACGGGCTGAAGCATTACCGCCACGCGAACGTGCTGAAGCCTGCGCAGAAGGAAGACATGTCGCTGCTGAGGATCTTCTCAACCGTCCTGTTGCCGGCCGTTGCCGTGGGCATTGGCGCGTGGTTCATCCCGGACAATGTGTTCGGCAGCGACAGTACCGATGCGTTCATTTTCGCCACCATCCCGGTCATCCTCTTCTTCGTCACACTCTACCTGAAGGCCAGTGCGGAAGACAAGAAGCCGCTGGTGGCCTTGCTCAGCATCTTCGCGGTGAGCATCGCTTTCTGGGCCGTCTTCAAACAGAACGGCACAGCGCTCACCACATGGGCGCAGTTCTACACCGATCGTGAACTTCCGGCAGCCGTAGTGCCCGCTGCCGATGCACTCTACTTGGTGGAGAAACCAGTGAACGCCGTTGATACCGTGGTCGCTTACGACGACAAGTTCAAGGTGGTGAAGGAGGATGGGAAGGAGGTGATGGAGCAGGCCAAGCCCGTGTACTACAAGAACATTCAGGCAGAGCTGTTGCCGCCCGAGGGTGAGCCTGCCTACATCCTCAACACGGAGATCTACCAGTCCATCAACCCGCTCTGGGTCGTGCTCTTGACACCCGTTGTGGTGGCCTTCTTCGCCTTTCTGCGCAAGCGCGGCAAGGAGCCCACCACCGCGAGTAAGATCGGTTGGGGCCTGTTCATATCAGCGCTGTCGACGCTCGTTATGGTTTGGGCGGTGCAGGTGTGCAGCAATGGCGCTGTCAAAGCTTCGTCGTGGTGGATCATTGCCAGCTACGGTGTCATCACCGTGGGCGAACTGTGCCTCAGTCCAATGGGCCTTTCGCTCGTGAGCAAGGTGAGCCCGCAGCGCCTCACCGCGCTGATGATGGGCGGCTGGTTCCTGAGCACCAGCATCGGCAACAAGCTGAGCGGCATCCTCGCCAGTTTGTGGGACAACTACCCGGACAAGTCGGACTTCTTCCTGGTCAACTTCGGCCTACTGATGGGCGCCACCGTCATCATGTTCGTCATGCTGCGGTGGTTGAACAGGATCATACCGGAGAAGAAGTAG
- a CDS encoding MFS transporter gives MDFALWSLVIGWAFVLVWVPATLYSQRKIHPKALFVLFFAELWERFSFYGMRALLVLYLTKELFDKMAAGEADARAYGIYGAYNALLYAAPVIGGMLADKAIGFRKAILTGGGFMALGQFILALSAASTGQLHGESIFFVGLAALTVGNGLFKPNISSFLGTFYDRNDTRKDGAYTLFYMGINIGAFLAPLTCGYLGQRVGWEYGFFTAGLGMLLGMVVFFLNFKHLEGKGHAPEAGANWRFLGLGAFPLTLLGCLAIIPFFSFLINSEGITDYLLFGAGALCLGYLLYTGFTAQDRAEGQRLFAFLILFFFHMIFWVLFEQAGGSINILTDRYVNRAGIEASMFQSVNALFIMLLAPVFNWMWGKFAASKIEPRTPMKFFYGLVQMAAGYAIIVWGVKVGITAGAGATAIPMGFLIGMYLLHTTGELFISPVGLSVVTKLSPQKVVGFVMGSWFLSIAFAHKVAGKLGQMIASTGTEGQDPVAELTGFMDVYLQWGIYIVLGCAAVLLVLTPTMKKWMHGIN, from the coding sequence ATGGATTTCGCACTTTGGAGCCTCGTCATTGGCTGGGCATTCGTGCTCGTCTGGGTACCTGCAACGCTTTACAGCCAGCGCAAGATCCATCCGAAGGCGCTCTTCGTGTTGTTCTTCGCCGAACTCTGGGAGCGGTTCAGTTTCTATGGAATGCGGGCTCTACTGGTCCTTTACCTGACCAAGGAGTTGTTCGATAAGATGGCTGCGGGTGAAGCGGACGCGCGAGCCTACGGTATCTATGGCGCCTATAATGCGCTGCTCTATGCCGCACCTGTTATAGGTGGAATGCTGGCTGACAAAGCCATCGGATTCCGCAAGGCGATCCTCACCGGTGGTGGCTTCATGGCATTGGGCCAGTTCATCCTCGCACTTTCAGCGGCCTCCACCGGACAGTTGCATGGCGAGTCGATCTTCTTCGTCGGCCTTGCCGCCTTGACCGTGGGCAACGGTCTTTTCAAGCCCAACATCAGCAGCTTCCTCGGGACCTTCTACGATCGCAACGACACCCGTAAGGACGGCGCCTACACATTGTTCTACATGGGCATTAACATCGGGGCGTTCCTGGCACCGCTCACTTGCGGCTATCTAGGCCAACGAGTGGGCTGGGAATATGGCTTCTTCACGGCTGGTCTGGGCATGCTGCTGGGCATGGTGGTGTTCTTCCTGAATTTCAAGCATCTCGAGGGTAAGGGACATGCGCCCGAGGCTGGCGCGAACTGGCGTTTCCTTGGGCTCGGAGCCTTCCCCCTCACTCTGCTGGGCTGCCTGGCGATCATCCCGTTCTTCAGCTTCCTGATCAATAGCGAAGGGATCACGGATTACCTGCTGTTCGGCGCGGGCGCGCTTTGCCTTGGATATCTGCTTTACACGGGCTTCACCGCACAGGATCGCGCGGAGGGTCAGCGTCTCTTCGCGTTCCTCATCCTGTTCTTTTTCCACATGATTTTCTGGGTGCTTTTCGAGCAGGCCGGTGGATCCATCAACATCCTGACGGACCGTTACGTGAACAGGGCTGGTATCGAGGCCTCCATGTTCCAATCGGTCAATGCGCTGTTCATCATGCTGCTCGCACCGGTGTTCAACTGGATGTGGGGGAAGTTCGCTGCCAGCAAGATCGAGCCCCGCACGCCGATGAAGTTCTTCTATGGATTGGTGCAGATGGCCGCGGGTTACGCGATCATTGTCTGGGGCGTGAAAGTGGGCATCACTGCCGGCGCCGGAGCCACGGCCATCCCCATGGGCTTCCTCATCGGCATGTACCTTTTGCACACGACAGGTGAACTTTTCATCTCGCCTGTCGGTCTTTCCGTTGTCACGAAACTCAGCCCGCAGAAAGTCGTGGGCTTCGTCATGGGCAGCTGGTTCCTGAGCATCGCTTTCGCGCACAAGGTCGCTGGCAAGCTGGGCCAGATGATCGCCAGTACCGGAACGGAGGGCCAGGATCCCGTGGCGGAGTTGACCGGCTTCATGGACGTGTACCTCCAATGGGGCATTTACATCGTGCTGGGCTGCGCAGCCGTGCTGCTGGTGCTCACGCCTACGATGAAGAAGTGGATGCACGGCATCAATTGA
- a CDS encoding thioredoxin fold domain-containing protein, producing MRPIAFSLLILPLWSLAQGRTEPVTEVLPAPAEAEQTPVETPKVKWVTITEAQEAAKKDPKPILMDVYTEWCGPCKMLSAKTFTDPQTVALMNKYFHCVKFNAEGPEPVKFKGQDFSNPDYRAGQGGRNGTHQLARAMGVSAYPTIMYLDSDLNVITPVPGYVTPEQIEPILIYFGEGHYKTKDWAAFQQEFRSRRTGK from the coding sequence ATGCGACCCATCGCTTTTTCCCTCCTCATTTTGCCCTTGTGGTCGCTGGCCCAAGGCCGCACCGAGCCGGTCACCGAAGTGCTGCCCGCCCCGGCCGAGGCGGAGCAAACACCCGTCGAGACCCCGAAAGTCAAGTGGGTGACCATCACTGAAGCCCAAGAAGCGGCCAAGAAGGACCCCAAGCCCATTCTCATGGACGTTTACACCGAGTGGTGCGGCCCATGCAAAATGCTCTCAGCGAAGACCTTCACCGATCCGCAGACCGTGGCGTTGATGAACAAATACTTCCACTGCGTGAAGTTCAACGCGGAGGGTCCTGAACCTGTGAAGTTCAAAGGCCAGGACTTCAGCAACCCCGACTACCGGGCCGGGCAAGGCGGCCGCAACGGAACCCACCAATTGGCGCGGGCCATGGGCGTAAGCGCCTATCCCACCATCATGTATTTGGACAGCGACCTGAACGTGATAACACCGGTACCCGGCTACGTGACGCCCGAACAGATCGAGCCGATCCTCATCTACTTCGGCGAAGGCCACTACAAAACCAAGGACTGGGCCGCGTTCCAGCAAGAGTTCAGGAGCCGCCGCACGGGCAAGTGA
- a CDS encoding peptide MFS transporter codes for MAKLLDGITGHPKALYMLFFTEMWERFTFYGMRALLILFMTSQLFYPDAKANHIYGSYQALVYAMPLFGGMLADRLLGFRRSIVFGGIVMALGSFVMAIPSEVAFYVGMGFIVVGNGFFKPNISSIVGKLYAENDPRRDSGFSLFYMGINVGALFGGLACGYVGQQINWHLGFGLAGIFMIVGLFVFNKGKHLLEGKGEAADESALSRPSFIGLRADRSVYLLAVCCIPVFAATLWYYKVMDYVFNPLGIAALVYLLYLAFSQKERAAKQMMFAAIAMIFFSVLFWGFYEQAGGSLNLYALRNVDLSLFGGQESAAAVNNGVNPLLVILLSPVFAVLWVWLSSRRIEPNTPMKFGLAFLQLALGFYMFILGGKFSDNGMVPLIYFVLGYMFLSSGELCLSPIGLSMITKLSPAKLVGMMMGAWFLASAFGQFVAGKVGAMMAMPTVDGESTLPPVESLAIYSGVFQDIAYISLGAGILILLLSPILKKWMHGIH; via the coding sequence ATGGCCAAACTGCTTGATGGAATAACAGGGCACCCCAAAGCGCTCTACATGCTCTTCTTCACGGAGATGTGGGAGCGCTTCACCTTTTATGGTATGCGCGCACTGCTCATACTGTTCATGACGAGCCAGTTGTTCTACCCGGACGCGAAGGCCAACCACATTTACGGGAGCTACCAAGCATTGGTGTACGCCATGCCCTTGTTCGGTGGAATGCTCGCCGACCGCCTGCTCGGGTTCCGCAGGAGCATTGTCTTTGGGGGGATCGTGATGGCCTTGGGCAGTTTCGTGATGGCGATACCGAGCGAGGTCGCTTTCTATGTGGGGATGGGTTTCATCGTAGTGGGCAATGGCTTCTTCAAGCCGAACATCAGCAGCATCGTTGGAAAGCTCTACGCCGAGAATGACCCGCGCCGCGATTCCGGTTTCTCACTCTTCTATATGGGCATCAACGTCGGAGCATTGTTCGGGGGCCTTGCTTGTGGGTATGTCGGACAACAGATCAACTGGCATTTGGGCTTCGGCTTGGCGGGCATCTTCATGATCGTCGGCTTGTTCGTTTTCAACAAAGGCAAACACCTGTTGGAGGGCAAGGGCGAAGCTGCAGACGAGAGTGCACTGTCGCGACCTTCGTTCATCGGGCTTCGTGCCGACCGTTCTGTTTACCTGTTGGCGGTTTGCTGCATCCCCGTCTTTGCCGCAACGCTTTGGTACTACAAAGTGATGGACTACGTTTTCAATCCTCTGGGCATTGCCGCCCTCGTATATCTCCTGTACTTGGCGTTCAGCCAAAAGGAGCGCGCGGCCAAGCAGATGATGTTCGCGGCAATTGCGATGATCTTCTTTAGCGTGCTCTTCTGGGGCTTTTATGAGCAGGCTGGTGGTTCATTGAACCTTTATGCGTTGCGGAACGTGGATCTTTCACTGTTCGGCGGACAGGAGAGCGCAGCAGCCGTGAACAACGGGGTCAACCCCTTGCTGGTCATCCTGCTGAGCCCTGTCTTTGCCGTGCTCTGGGTATGGCTGAGCAGTCGGCGAATCGAGCCGAATACACCGATGAAATTCGGCTTGGCTTTCTTGCAATTGGCGCTCGGCTTCTACATGTTCATCCTCGGTGGCAAGTTCTCCGATAATGGGATGGTGCCGCTGATCTACTTCGTGCTTGGATACATGTTCCTCTCCAGCGGAGAGTTGTGCCTCTCACCGATCGGGTTGAGCATGATAACGAAGCTCTCGCCCGCAAAACTGGTCGGGATGATGATGGGGGCTTGGTTCCTGGCTTCTGCATTTGGCCAATTCGTCGCTGGGAAAGTCGGTGCCATGATGGCCATGCCCACTGTGGACGGTGAGAGCACTTTACCACCCGTGGAGTCCTTGGCCATCTACAGCGGAGTATTCCAGGACATTGCGTACATCTCACTCGGGGCAGGCATCCTTATCCTACTGCTAAGTCCCATCTTGAAGAAGTGGATGCACGGCATCCACTGA